In one Cloacibacillus sp. genomic region, the following are encoded:
- the aspT gene encoding aspartate-alanine antiporter, which yields MEIIYRLAAICRENPSIPFFFCIGAGYWLGSFKYKGVALGAVAATLIVAVIVGALMGVVISPNVKNIFFLLFIFTIGYSSGPAFFHSLRSSALPLLAFTLLMAVLCLASAYVMAKLMGLNPGFGAGLLAGSATESLMIGVATDTIAKLGLGSTLTVRYVNDVPIAYAISYLFGTIGAIWITAYLGPILLGVKDIRAEARALESKLGETKMPPDTFIEYTDYLTRSYRVENPRYIGRSVGDAEAAEGGDKSFLITALRRQGEKIAVTDETALEKDDVVAVRSLRRILAETAAMPGLEVVDDELSSLVMERVSVVVTKREWFGKTVEELAVEPQMHGVIISKITRGVQEIPVYNSTVIHCGDVVAISGVMKAVELAIPTIGYPERTSTATDMVTVALGIVVGTLVGALTFKVGRIPLSLTTGGGALLAGLLISWFRSARPVFGNMPAATSWLFQSLGLCGFIAVVGLSCGPDFVSGLRQNGWGIMWGGIVVTVVPIVSCILAGKWFFKMNPVILLGACTGARLCTAALGALQEACGSPTPVLGYTVPYALNNIIFAVWGVVIVLLMA from the coding sequence ATGGAGATAATATACCGGCTTGCCGCGATATGCCGCGAAAATCCTTCGATACCGTTTTTCTTCTGTATCGGCGCGGGCTATTGGCTTGGGAGTTTTAAATACAAAGGCGTGGCGCTGGGCGCGGTGGCGGCGACCCTCATCGTCGCGGTGATTGTGGGAGCGCTGATGGGCGTGGTGATATCGCCCAATGTCAAAAACATCTTTTTCCTGCTCTTTATATTCACCATAGGCTACAGCAGCGGCCCCGCCTTCTTCCACAGTCTCCGCTCGAGCGCCCTGCCGCTTCTCGCCTTCACGCTGCTGATGGCGGTGCTCTGTCTCGCCTCGGCCTATGTCATGGCGAAGCTGATGGGGCTCAATCCAGGCTTTGGCGCGGGACTGCTCGCGGGCTCTGCGACGGAGTCGCTGATGATCGGCGTCGCCACCGATACCATCGCGAAGCTGGGGCTTGGCTCCACCCTCACCGTGCGGTATGTCAACGACGTCCCGATTGCCTACGCGATCTCCTATCTCTTCGGTACCATCGGCGCGATATGGATAACCGCCTATCTTGGCCCGATACTGCTCGGCGTCAAGGACATCAGGGCGGAGGCGCGCGCGCTTGAGAGCAAGCTCGGAGAGACGAAAATGCCTCCCGATACCTTCATCGAATATACCGACTACCTCACACGCAGCTACCGGGTGGAAAACCCGCGTTATATCGGCAGAAGCGTCGGAGACGCCGAGGCGGCGGAGGGCGGCGACAAAAGTTTCCTGATAACGGCGCTGCGGCGTCAGGGAGAAAAGATCGCCGTCACAGATGAAACGGCGCTTGAAAAAGACGACGTCGTCGCCGTGCGCAGCCTGCGCAGAATACTGGCCGAGACGGCGGCGATGCCGGGACTGGAGGTCGTAGACGACGAACTTTCCTCTCTCGTAATGGAACGTGTCAGCGTCGTCGTCACGAAGAGGGAGTGGTTCGGCAAAACCGTTGAAGAGCTGGCGGTCGAGCCTCAGATGCACGGCGTCATCATCAGCAAGATCACTCGCGGAGTGCAGGAGATACCCGTATACAACAGCACCGTCATCCACTGCGGCGACGTCGTTGCGATTAGCGGCGTCATGAAAGCCGTTGAACTTGCGATACCGACCATCGGCTATCCGGAGCGCACCAGCACCGCGACCGACATGGTGACAGTCGCCCTTGGGATCGTGGTTGGGACTCTCGTCGGAGCACTCACCTTCAAGGTCGGCCGCATACCGCTGAGCCTGACGACCGGCGGCGGCGCGCTGCTGGCCGGTCTGCTGATAAGCTGGTTCCGCTCGGCGCGCCCGGTATTCGGGAACATGCCCGCCGCGACCTCCTGGTTATTCCAGAGCCTAGGCCTCTGCGGCTTCATCGCCGTCGTCGGGCTGAGCTGCGGACCGGATTTCGTGAGCGGCCTGCGGCAGAACGGCTGGGGGATAATGTGGGGCGGCATCGTCGTCACCGTTGTCCCCATCGTCTCCTGCATCCTCGCCGGTAAATGGTTCTTCAAGATGAATCCCGTCATCCTGCTCGGAGCCTGTACCGGCGCGCGCCTCTGCACCGCGGCGCTGGGGGCGCTGCAGGAGGCCTGCGGCAGCCCGACGCCCGTGCTTGGCTATACCGTGCCGTACGCGCTGAACAACATAATTTTCGCCGTATGGGGAGTTGTCATTGTCCTCTTAATGGCCTAA
- a CDS encoding diguanylate cyclase: MFSFLRIGRKSAFYLLAVFFCLTLASIFFWYQHSVEKALERTAILSLNDYAEHSSSEINQRVSNVFSSLKNTADLIAREENILDPQLMRALRKNVENMPFDRLTIALPNGYSLSSDYSSLNVTDREYFQKALNGRQNISEVFTSRRTGGDVIIFAVPIESYEGVRGVLYATFERRNFPSIFFSPLFGGRGFSYIVDGRGDIILAPEKREEAVFKDSANLFSANGKIDARYDGSRHSMKNDMAARKSGSFKYDVRGETRYLNYAPLGVNDWYLVSVIPSSVLLERLGDFVNISVFFGAMIFALLTMIGTITYFILRRQMQETNVAKESLKALTSNIPGGVSRCLPDSGLTITDISDGYLSILECGREDFHRHYQDSFAMTIHPEDRERVLKMISEQTGDDYILSLEYRIITAKGNIKWILDRGHQVKERGGRFFYYHVVLDNTESKLNSDALALSEERYRIVTENADECLFDWNVLNDGIYFSPAYQKRFGDRELHQAANADDREILDSFFSEVLSGHEGLHQADLRMGTIEGDYIWCRVQGTPIVDSSCSVVRVVGIVKDISTQVREREELVMQAQTDSLTGLCDKGTTQTLIADYLALSSPDKTHAVFICDIDNFKMVNDTFGHLYGDTILGDLASKLRSTFRGTDVVGRIGGDEFMILMKDVPSLALIHSKALEIRAAFQQNYERFSSSGSIGIAIFPQDGTGFDELYQRADMALYSAKQNGKNRYMLYEDVDNPGDVLEKARLCNLKTQPDQPQGQKSYSDNITEYVFKILYTMNDFEEAVNLALSVACRYFNMSRGYIFEYDVSRTMLGCTFEYCQSGVEPIIGNYPMRPAEQYPLFIKHFDESDVFFLNSLDDVCDPAYREQLGGEGVVNMLQCAFKDKGIRFGALGFDDCKKEGHRPTSKEIETLSLLADIIGSYILKERSQKMLAANFQIQESILNSLRQWVFVVNQNWEFIYFNDELRRFFPDAELGKKCFTVLQGRDTACENCPLTEMRKTGSSARTMRSCFTKSGFSATVNATAIRRNGEEDIYTFCALDIRKES, encoded by the coding sequence GTGTTTTCGTTTCTGAGGATAGGACGTAAATCGGCTTTTTATCTGCTCGCTGTATTTTTCTGTCTCACGCTTGCCTCCATTTTTTTCTGGTATCAGCACTCGGTGGAAAAGGCGCTGGAACGAACGGCTATCCTTAGTCTCAATGATTATGCGGAACATTCCTCCTCCGAGATAAACCAGCGCGTTTCAAATGTCTTTTCCTCCCTTAAAAATACCGCCGACCTCATCGCGCGGGAGGAAAATATTCTGGACCCGCAGTTGATGAGGGCCCTGAGAAAGAATGTCGAAAACATGCCCTTTGACCGTCTGACGATCGCTCTGCCAAACGGTTATTCCCTCTCCAGCGATTACAGTTCGCTGAACGTCACGGACCGCGAGTATTTCCAAAAAGCGCTGAACGGCAGGCAAAATATATCGGAGGTTTTCACCTCCAGGCGCACAGGCGGCGACGTAATAATTTTCGCCGTGCCGATAGAGAGCTATGAGGGCGTGCGCGGCGTGCTGTACGCGACCTTTGAACGCCGTAATTTTCCTTCCATCTTTTTTTCGCCGCTCTTCGGCGGCAGGGGCTTCTCCTATATCGTGGACGGCAGGGGAGATATCATCCTAGCGCCGGAGAAACGAGAAGAGGCGGTCTTTAAGGATTCAGCCAATTTATTCAGCGCCAACGGTAAAATAGACGCCAGATATGACGGCTCCCGCCATTCTATGAAGAACGATATGGCCGCGCGCAAAAGCGGCTCTTTTAAGTACGACGTCAGAGGCGAGACCCGTTATCTCAACTACGCGCCGCTCGGCGTAAACGACTGGTACCTGGTCTCCGTCATCCCAAGCTCGGTGCTCCTTGAGCGTTTGGGGGATTTCGTAAATATCTCCGTCTTTTTCGGAGCGATGATCTTCGCGCTCCTGACAATGATCGGGACCATCACCTATTTCATCCTGCGCCGCCAGATGCAGGAGACGAACGTGGCAAAGGAATCGCTGAAAGCGCTCACCTCCAATATTCCAGGGGGCGTATCGCGCTGCCTGCCTGACAGCGGCCTGACGATCACCGACATAAGCGACGGCTATCTCTCCATTCTCGAGTGCGGCCGCGAGGATTTCCACCGCCACTACCAGGACAGCTTTGCGATGACGATCCACCCGGAGGACCGCGAACGCGTACTGAAGATGATCTCCGAACAGACCGGCGACGACTACATTCTTTCGTTGGAATACAGAATCATTACGGCCAAGGGCAATATAAAATGGATACTGGACCGCGGACATCAGGTAAAGGAGCGCGGCGGAAGGTTTTTCTATTACCACGTCGTCCTCGACAATACCGAATCAAAGCTCAACTCCGACGCGCTCGCGCTCTCCGAGGAGCGTTACCGCATCGTCACCGAGAATGCCGACGAATGCCTGTTCGACTGGAACGTATTAAACGACGGCATATATTTCTCTCCCGCCTACCAGAAACGTTTTGGCGACCGGGAGCTGCATCAGGCGGCCAACGCCGACGACCGCGAAATTCTTGACTCCTTCTTCAGCGAGGTGCTCTCCGGCCATGAGGGGCTGCACCAGGCGGATCTGCGCATGGGCACTATCGAGGGAGATTATATCTGGTGCCGGGTGCAGGGTACGCCCATCGTCGACAGCAGCTGCAGCGTCGTACGTGTCGTGGGAATCGTGAAGGATATCAGCACGCAGGTACGAGAGCGGGAGGAGCTCGTGATGCAGGCCCAGACGGACAGCTTGACTGGGCTGTGTGACAAGGGAACCACGCAGACGCTGATAGCGGATTACCTCGCCCTCTCCTCCCCCGATAAGACGCATGCGGTGTTTATCTGCGATATCGATAATTTTAAGATGGTAAATGACACCTTCGGCCACCTCTACGGGGATACCATTCTGGGCGATCTCGCGAGTAAACTGCGTTCGACCTTCCGCGGCACGGACGTTGTCGGGCGTATCGGCGGCGACGAATTCATGATACTGATGAAGGACGTTCCCTCGCTGGCGCTCATACACAGCAAGGCGCTGGAGATACGCGCCGCCTTCCAGCAGAACTATGAGAGGTTTTCCTCCTCCGGCAGTATCGGGATAGCGATATTCCCGCAGGACGGCACCGGCTTCGACGAGCTCTACCAGCGGGCGGACATGGCCCTCTACAGCGCGAAGCAGAACGGAAAGAACCGCTATATGCTCTATGAGGACGTCGACAATCCGGGAGACGTGCTTGAAAAGGCAAGGCTCTGCAATTTAAAGACACAGCCTGACCAGCCGCAGGGACAAAAGTCTTACAGCGACAATATAACCGAATATGTTTTTAAGATACTTTACACAATGAACGATTTTGAAGAGGCTGTGAATCTCGCGCTCTCCGTCGCCTGCCGCTATTTCAACATGAGCCGCGGCTATATATTTGAATACGACGTTTCGCGTACGATGCTCGGCTGCACCTTTGAATACTGCCAGAGCGGCGTCGAACCGATCATCGGCAATTACCCGATGCGGCCAGCCGAGCAATATCCGCTTTTTATCAAGCATTTTGATGAATCCGACGTATTCTTCCTCAACTCCCTCGACGACGTGTGCGATCCCGCCTATCGGGAACAACTCGGAGGGGAGGGCGTCGTCAATATGCTGCAGTGCGCCTTCAAGGACAAGGGGATACGGTTCGGGGCCTTGGGTTTTGACGACTGCAAAAAAGAGGGGCATCGTCCAACCTCGAAGGAGATCGAAACGCTGAGCCTGCTCGCCGATATAATCGGCAGCTATATACTGAAGGAGCGCTCGCAGAAGATGCTCGCCGCCAACTTCCAGATACAGGAGTCGATCCTGAACAGCCTGCGCCAGTGGGTATTCGTCGTAAATCAAAATTGGGAATTTATCTACTTCAACGACGAATTGAGACGTTTCTTCCCCGACGCCGAACTCGGCAAAAAATGCTTCACGGTGCTGCAGGGAAGAGACACAGCCTGCGAAAATTGTCCGCTGACAGAGATGAGGAAGACCGGGAGCAGTGCCCGCACCATGAGAAGCTGCTTCACGAAGAGCGGATTTTCGGCTACCGTCAACGCCACGGCGATACGGAGGAACGGCGAGGAGGATATTTACACCTTCTGCGCCCTCGATATACGGAAAGAGAGTTGA
- a CDS encoding FAD binding domain-containing protein produces the protein MRIELTVNGKLCHAEVPPMKLLIAVLREDLGLGGTKEGCGEGECGACSVIMNGRLINACLVPALQASGSEILTIEGLGGSEDMDILQRAFVLEGGVQCGFCTPGMILAARALLEENPDPSLDEIKTALSGNICRCTGYERIYNAVRRAVAEGYCDTFKKRENLCSGQLPQPTNDEDKIYLLPETLKEALSMLAENPGAAVLAGTTDIVPDIKNGKFSAGRLLDISRIKEIKGIYKAGGDIHIGAGATNGDIVRSSIMKKYLPALWEASRRSGAPAVQNRATVAGNIATASGAADLPTILLPLEARVVLESVRGARELPLERFIAGYRQTERRADELIAEIVITAPAAGTYQRFFKRGSRRALTLSRISLGFCLEIERDVIKSFRAGAGSMSPVPVRLPLTEASLAGKRLDARLIESACGVISAELTPRKSAAWRKKMASNLLRTFLTEVSEMEAGKVRVPEDIPSEERNGPRRLNG, from the coding sequence ATGAGGATAGAGCTGACAGTAAACGGAAAGCTGTGTCACGCCGAAGTGCCCCCCATGAAGCTGCTGATTGCGGTGCTGCGCGAGGATCTTGGCCTTGGCGGGACGAAAGAGGGCTGCGGCGAGGGGGAATGCGGCGCCTGTTCCGTGATCATGAACGGCAGGCTCATAAACGCCTGCCTCGTTCCCGCGCTCCAGGCCTCTGGCAGTGAGATCCTGACGATCGAGGGGCTGGGAGGCTCGGAGGATATGGATATACTCCAGCGCGCCTTCGTCCTTGAAGGCGGAGTCCAGTGCGGCTTCTGCACGCCGGGAATGATCCTCGCGGCGCGGGCGCTGCTGGAGGAAAATCCCGATCCCTCCCTGGATGAGATAAAAACGGCGTTATCCGGCAACATCTGCCGCTGCACGGGCTACGAGCGTATCTATAACGCCGTGCGGCGCGCGGTCGCCGAGGGCTACTGCGATACCTTCAAAAAACGCGAAAATCTCTGCTCCGGACAGCTTCCGCAGCCAACGAACGACGAGGATAAAATATACCTTCTTCCCGAAACGCTGAAGGAGGCCCTCTCGATGCTTGCGGAAAATCCCGGGGCCGCCGTCCTCGCGGGGACGACGGATATCGTTCCCGATATCAAGAACGGCAAATTCAGCGCCGGGAGGCTGCTGGATATCAGCCGCATCAAAGAGATAAAGGGCATCTATAAGGCGGGCGGAGATATCCATATCGGCGCCGGCGCGACGAACGGCGACATCGTCCGCAGTTCGATAATGAAAAAATACCTTCCCGCGCTCTGGGAGGCCTCGCGCAGAAGCGGCGCTCCCGCGGTGCAGAACCGTGCGACCGTCGCCGGCAACATCGCCACTGCCTCGGGCGCGGCGGACCTTCCGACGATCCTGCTGCCTCTGGAGGCGCGTGTTGTCCTGGAAAGCGTACGCGGTGCGCGCGAACTGCCGCTGGAACGTTTTATCGCCGGTTACCGCCAAACGGAACGCCGCGCGGACGAGCTTATCGCGGAGATCGTCATCACGGCGCCCGCCGCCGGTACCTACCAGAGGTTTTTCAAGCGCGGTTCGCGCAGGGCGCTGACCCTGTCGCGTATATCCCTCGGCTTTTGCCTGGAGATCGAGAGGGATGTGATAAAATCCTTCCGCGCCGGCGCGGGCAGCATGAGTCCGGTGCCAGTACGCCTGCCGCTGACCGAGGCCTCGCTTGCTGGTAAAAGGCTTGACGCGAGGCTCATAGAGAGCGCCTGCGGGGTCATATCGGCGGAGCTGACGCCGCGAAAGAGCGCCGCCTGGAGAAAAAAGATGGCCTCGAATCTGCTTCGCACATTCCTGACTGAGGTCTCCGAGATGGAGGCAGGGAAAGTGCGGGTGCCGGAGGATATCCCCTCGGAAGAGAGGAACGGCCCGCGGCGCTTGAATGGTTAA
- a CDS encoding xanthine dehydrogenase family protein molybdopterin-binding subunit: MSEEFRIIGKSLPRFDGPVKVAGEGKFLEDIEIPGCWLGGVVRSEVPRGVVRKIETLPAFAETGAVLVTAEDIPGENYVAIVRSDYPALAAPAVNYATQAVALVAAPDAESLKRAMAAIVVEIEPLPPIFTVEESAARKELIWGEDNCIDHYHTERGDLRKGFAEADVVVEGEWETGLQEQMYLETQGMAAWRAGDGIELLGSLQCPFYVVNAVAAALGLPHEKVTVRQSATGGAFGGKEDYPSILGVYAALLAWKSGKKVKIVYDRSEDLLVSPKRHPSKSRYRMGLTKDGKITALDAEIKLDAGAYTTLTRVVLQRTHLHAAGCYYVPNVRVRSSAWATNTPPNGAFRGFGAPQAIFAIERTMDLAAEQLEMDPLDIRLLNTIKTGDLFPYGQVLREGNNADGVLLKAAELSDYRRRREILSQQREGHFRKGIGISLALHGGGFTGAGEANMGTTAKMTFDGKRFRIYTSSTEMGQGASTVLPMVAAEALGVELEDVLYVEPDTKYTPNTGPTVASRTTMYAGKAVQDACENLKKAIGNGGSPLSGKALIEAAERYLEKEGRAEALGYNIFTDGQSWDEEKFAGDAYHGYAWIANAVEVELDMDTYEATPLSAAVAAEVGRAINPMQAKAQLTGGVLQAFGWAHIEDLKTDAKGRYTAAHMNAYLVPTTLDTPEWKVALLEDPCPAGCYGAKGLGELPCDAGAAAFVAAIDHAAQIFSHCAPMTGEKIFEAIEKIDNGGE; this comes from the coding sequence ATGAGCGAAGAGTTCAGGATTATCGGAAAGTCTCTGCCGCGCTTTGACGGTCCCGTCAAAGTCGCGGGAGAGGGTAAGTTTCTTGAGGACATAGAGATTCCCGGCTGCTGGCTGGGCGGCGTAGTCCGTTCAGAGGTGCCGCGCGGCGTGGTGCGGAAGATAGAAACGCTTCCCGCCTTCGCGGAGACGGGCGCTGTACTGGTCACGGCGGAGGATATCCCCGGAGAAAACTATGTCGCCATCGTGCGCAGCGACTATCCGGCTCTCGCCGCTCCCGCGGTAAACTACGCGACGCAGGCCGTGGCTCTTGTCGCCGCGCCCGATGCGGAGAGCCTTAAACGGGCTATGGCCGCCATTGTGGTTGAGATAGAGCCGCTGCCGCCGATATTCACGGTAGAGGAGTCCGCGGCCCGCAAAGAGCTGATCTGGGGCGAGGATAACTGTATCGACCATTATCACACCGAGCGCGGCGATCTGCGGAAGGGCTTCGCGGAGGCCGACGTGGTGGTGGAGGGAGAATGGGAGACGGGGCTGCAGGAGCAGATGTACCTTGAGACGCAGGGCATGGCGGCCTGGCGCGCCGGCGACGGCATCGAGCTTCTCGGTTCGCTGCAGTGTCCCTTCTACGTGGTGAACGCCGTCGCGGCGGCGCTTGGACTGCCTCATGAAAAGGTCACCGTCCGCCAGAGCGCCACCGGCGGAGCCTTTGGCGGCAAGGAGGACTATCCCTCGATACTCGGCGTCTACGCGGCGCTGCTGGCCTGGAAATCCGGCAAAAAGGTGAAGATCGTCTACGACCGTTCGGAGGATCTGCTCGTATCTCCGAAGCGCCATCCCTCAAAGAGCCGCTACCGCATGGGGCTCACGAAGGATGGTAAGATAACGGCGCTCGACGCGGAGATAAAACTTGACGCGGGAGCCTATACGACGCTGACGCGCGTCGTCCTCCAGCGCACGCATCTGCACGCGGCGGGCTGCTATTATGTGCCTAACGTCCGCGTAAGGAGCAGCGCCTGGGCGACGAACACGCCGCCCAACGGGGCCTTCCGTGGCTTCGGCGCGCCGCAGGCGATATTCGCTATCGAGCGCACTATGGACCTCGCCGCCGAACAGCTTGAGATGGACCCGCTGGACATACGACTGCTGAATACGATAAAGACCGGCGATCTGTTTCCCTACGGACAGGTGCTGCGGGAGGGCAACAACGCCGACGGCGTGCTGCTCAAGGCGGCGGAGCTCTCCGACTACCGGAGGCGGCGCGAGATACTATCGCAGCAGCGCGAGGGGCACTTCCGCAAGGGGATCGGCATCTCGCTCGCCCTGCACGGAGGCGGTTTCACGGGCGCGGGCGAGGCGAACATGGGGACGACTGCGAAGATGACCTTTGACGGCAAACGCTTCCGCATCTACACGAGCAGCACGGAGATGGGGCAGGGCGCGTCGACGGTGCTGCCGATGGTGGCCGCCGAGGCGCTCGGCGTGGAGCTGGAAGACGTCCTGTATGTGGAGCCGGATACGAAATATACACCCAACACCGGGCCGACCGTCGCCTCGCGCACCACGATGTACGCGGGCAAGGCGGTGCAGGATGCCTGTGAGAACCTTAAAAAGGCGATCGGGAATGGCGGTTCGCCGCTCTCCGGCAAGGCGCTGATCGAAGCCGCGGAGAGATATCTGGAAAAAGAGGGCCGCGCCGAGGCGCTCGGCTATAATATCTTCACCGACGGCCAGAGCTGGGACGAGGAAAAGTTCGCGGGCGACGCCTATCACGGCTACGCCTGGATCGCGAACGCCGTCGAGGTGGAGCTTGATATGGACACCTACGAGGCGACGCCGCTTTCCGCCGCGGTCGCGGCGGAGGTGGGGCGCGCGATAAACCCGATGCAGGCGAAGGCCCAGCTGACGGGGGGCGTGCTCCAGGCCTTCGGCTGGGCGCACATCGAAGATTTGAAGACGGACGCGAAGGGGCGTTATACGGCGGCGCATATGAACGCCTACCTGGTGCCGACGACGCTCGATACGCCGGAGTGGAAGGTGGCGCTGCTCGAGGATCCCTGTCCCGCGGGCTGCTACGGCGCGAAGGGGCTTGGCGAGCTTCCCTGCGACGCGGGCGCGGCGGCCTTTGTCGCCGCGATAGACCACGCCGCGCAGATATTCTCGCACTGCGCCCCGATGACCGGCGAAAAAATCTTCGAGGCGATCGAAAAGATAGACAACGGGGGTGAATAA
- a CDS encoding RidA family protein: MSKEIVSTPNAPAAIGPYSQAVKAGGFLYLSGQIPLDPKTMAVVPGCVACQAEQALKNMSAVLESQGLTTDDVVKTTVFIKDMNDFAKVNEVYAKYFAKDAPARSCVEVARLPKDVLVEVEAVALCK; this comes from the coding sequence ATGTCAAAAGAAATCGTAAGCACCCCCAACGCACCGGCAGCGATCGGTCCCTATTCTCAGGCGGTAAAGGCCGGCGGATTCCTCTATCTGTCAGGACAGATTCCCCTCGATCCTAAGACGATGGCGGTCGTTCCCGGATGCGTCGCCTGCCAGGCGGAACAGGCGCTCAAGAATATGAGCGCGGTACTCGAGAGCCAGGGGCTGACGACCGACGACGTCGTCAAGACGACCGTCTTCATCAAAGACATGAACGACTTCGCGAAGGTCAATGAAGTTTACGCGAAGTATTTCGCGAAGGATGCCCCCGCGCGTTCATGCGTCGAGGTGGCCCGCCTTCCGAAAGACGTGCTCGTTGAGGTTGAGGCCGTAGCTCTTTGTAAGTAA
- the ssnA gene encoding putative aminohydrolase SsnA codes for MLLIGNGPLITRDPDNPFIPDGCAAISGTSINSVGTTLDMRAKYPTAKFIDAKGGLIMPGFINSHMHFYSTFSRGMNVPGEPAQDFSGVLEKLWWRLDKALTLRDCYYSALTALVEAIKCGCTTIIDHHASPHAVSGSLCEVARAAREAGIRTSTCYEVSDRDGQKIAYEGIKENIAFMDWAERENDPMISGKFGLHASFTLSDCTLEKCREAMEGRENGWHVHVAEGPSDEEACEREHGKRIVRRFHDFGITGKNSIFVHCIHIDGAERTLLKETGTAVVHNPESNMGNAVGAASVPRLAAEGVTLGLGTDGYVSDMLQSYKMGNALCKHAAKHPNAGWGELPAMLFENNALIAERAFPVKLGMLKDGCAADVIVLDYNAPTALSDKNINGHLLFGASARSVVTTVANGKILMKDRKLTELDAEEIFAKAREHAAEVWKKI; via the coding sequence ATGCTACTTATCGGCAACGGACCTCTGATAACACGCGACCCAGACAATCCCTTTATACCGGACGGATGTGCCGCGATCAGCGGAACCTCGATAAATTCAGTCGGTACCACGCTGGATATGCGCGCTAAATATCCGACGGCAAAGTTTATTGACGCCAAGGGCGGCCTCATTATGCCCGGATTTATCAACAGCCATATGCACTTTTACAGCACCTTCTCCCGCGGAATGAACGTCCCCGGCGAACCGGCGCAGGACTTCTCCGGCGTGCTGGAAAAGCTCTGGTGGCGGCTCGACAAGGCGCTTACGCTGCGCGACTGTTATTACAGCGCCCTCACGGCGCTCGTTGAGGCGATAAAGTGCGGCTGCACCACCATCATCGACCACCACGCGAGCCCGCACGCGGTGAGCGGCAGCCTATGCGAGGTGGCAAGGGCGGCGCGCGAGGCCGGCATCCGCACCTCCACCTGTTACGAAGTCTCCGACCGCGACGGTCAGAAGATCGCCTACGAGGGGATTAAGGAGAACATCGCCTTTATGGACTGGGCCGAGCGCGAGAACGACCCGATGATCTCCGGCAAGTTCGGCCTGCACGCCTCCTTTACCCTGAGCGACTGCACCCTTGAGAAGTGCCGCGAGGCGATGGAGGGCCGCGAAAACGGCTGGCATGTACATGTGGCGGAGGGGCCATCCGACGAGGAGGCCTGCGAGCGCGAGCACGGAAAGCGTATCGTGCGGCGCTTCCACGACTTCGGCATCACCGGCAAAAACTCTATCTTCGTCCACTGCATCCATATAGACGGCGCGGAGCGCACGCTGCTTAAGGAGACGGGAACCGCTGTCGTGCACAACCCCGAATCGAATATGGGCAACGCCGTCGGCGCGGCCTCCGTTCCGCGGCTGGCGGCGGAGGGCGTCACCCTCGGCTTAGGAACCGACGGCTATGTCAGCGACATGCTGCAGTCCTACAAGATGGGAAACGCCCTCTGCAAACACGCGGCGAAACATCCCAACGCGGGCTGGGGTGAGCTTCCGGCGATGCTCTTTGAGAATAACGCCTTAATCGCGGAGCGCGCCTTCCCCGTAAAGCTCGGCATGTTAAAGGACGGCTGCGCCGCCGACGTTATCGTGCTCGACTACAACGCGCCGACCGCGCTCTCCGATAAAAATATCAACGGGCATCTGCTCTTTGGCGCCTCGGCGCGCAGCGTCGTCACAACGGTCGCCAACGGCAAAATACTTATGAAGGACCGAAAGCTCACCGAGCTCGACGCGGAGGAGATCTTCGCCAAGGCGCGCGAGCACGCGGCCGAGGTCTGGAAAAAAATCTAA